The following are encoded in a window of Gymnogyps californianus isolate 813 chromosome 21, ASM1813914v2, whole genome shotgun sequence genomic DNA:
- the CLSTN1 gene encoding calsyntenin-1 isoform X3, whose product MPPPRRPGMPRSLPAPVSWLLLAALLCGGAGAARVNKHKPWIETTYHGIVTENDNMVLLDPPLIALDKDAPLRFAGEICGFKIHGQNVPFEAMVVDKSTGEGIIRSKEKLDCELQKDYTFTIQAYDCGKGPDGANAKKSHKATVHIQVNDVNEYAPVFKEKSYKATVIEGKRYDNILKVEAVDADCSPQFSQICNYEIVTPDVPFAVDKDGYIKNTEKLNYGKEHQYKLTVTAYDCGKKRAAEDVLVKISIKPTCKPGWQGWSKRIEYEPGTGSLALFPGMRLETCDEPITSIQATVELETNHIGKGCDRDTYSEKSIHRLCGASSGTAELLPPPSSAANWTIGLPTDNGHDSDQVFEFNGTQAVKIPDGVVTVNLKEPFMISVWMRHGPGTKEKETILCNSDKTDMNRHHYTLYVHNCRLVFLFRQDPSEGKTYKPAEFHWKLNQVCDKEWHHYVLSVEFPAVTLYVDGVSYDPFPVTEDYPLHPSKIETQLVVGACWQGGELHMAQFFRGNLAGLMIRSGKLENKKVIDCLYTCKEGLDLQMADGVGKGVKIHMNPSQSTLTLEGDDIDRFDKAMQHISYLNSRQFPTPGIRRLKITSVVKCFNEEACVSIPSVEGYVMVLQPEEPKISLSGINHFARSASEFESSEGVSLFPELRIISTITREVEPEGDGDEDPTVQESLVSEEIMHNLDTCEVTVLGEELNQEQESLEIDMTRLQQKGIEMSSSNLGMIITGVDTMASYEEVLHLIRYRNWHTVSLFDRKFKLVCSELNGRYVSNEFKVEVNVIHTANPVEHANHIAAQPQFVHPVHHTFVDLSGHNLANPHPFSVVPSTATVVIVVCVSFLVFMIILGVFRIRAAHQRTMRDQDTGKENEMDWDDSALTITVNPMETYEDQHSSEEEEEEEEEESEDGEEDDITSAESESSEEEEGEQEEDQQNVNRQQQLEWDDSTLSY is encoded by the exons ttaaCAAGCATAAGCCATGGATTGAAACAACCTATCATGGGATAGTTACAGAAAATGACAACATGGTGCTCTTGGACCCCCCTTTAATAGCCCTGGACAAAGATGCACCTCTGCGTTTTGCAG GTGAGATTTGTGGATTTAAAATTCACGGGCAAAATGTTCCCTTTGAAGCAATGGTAGTGGATAAATCCACTGGTGAGGGAATAATACGCTCTAAAGAAAAGCTTGACTGTGAACTACAGAAGGACTACACATTCACCATACAGGCCTATGACTGTGGAAAGGGACCAGATGGAGCGAatgcaaaaaaatctcacaA agcAACAGTACATATTCAGGTGAACGATGTTAATGAGTATGCGCCTGTGTTCAAAGAGAAGTCATACAAGGCAACAGTTATTGAAGGGAAGCGGTACGACAACATCCTGAAGGTGGAAGCAGTGGATGCAGATTGTTCACCTCAGTTCAGCCAGATTTGCAATTATGAAATTGTAACTCCGGATGTACCTTTTGCTGTTGACAAAGATG gttatataaaaaacacagaaaagttaaaCTATGGTAAAGAACATCAGTATAAACTGACAGTAACAGCGTATGACTGTGGGAAGAAGAGAGCTGCTGAGGATGTGTTGGTTAAAATTAGCATTAAGCCTACATGCAAGCCTGGCTGGCAAG GTTGGAGCAAAAGAATAGAATATGAGCCTGGTACTGGTTCATTAGCTCTCTTCCCCGGTATGCGTTTGGAGACATGTGATGAGCCAATAACCTCAATTCAAGCAACGGTTGAACTAGAAACCAACCATATTGGTAAAGGCTGTGATAGAGACACCTACTCTGAGAAATCCATTCACAGACTCTGTG GTGCTTCTTCTGGCACAGCTGAGCTACTTCCTCCTCCAAGTAGTGCTGCTAACTGGACAATAGGACTTCCTACTGACAATGGTCATGACAGTGACCAAGTCTTTGAATTTAATGGCACGCAAGCTGTGAAGATTCCAGATGGCGTTGTCACAGTCAATCTAAAAGAGCCCTTCATGATTTCAGTGTGGATGAGGCATGGGCCTGGaaccaaagagaaagagacaatTCTGTGCAATTCAGACAAGACAG ATATGAACCGGCACCACTACACACTCTATGTACACAACTGCCgacttgttttcctcttccGCCAAGATccttcagagggaaaaacatACAAACCTGCTGAATTTCACTGGAAACTAAATCAA GTGTGTGACAAAGAGTGGCATCATTATGTCCTCAGTGTTGAATTTCCTGCGGTAACTCTTTATGTAGACGGTGTTTCATATGATCCTTTCCCAGTGACTGAAGATTACCCACTTCATCCTTCAAAGATAGAAACGCAGCTAGTAGTTGGAGCATGTTGGCAAG GTGGTGAACTCCACATGGCTCAGTTTTTCCGAGGCAATCTGGCAGGTTTGATGATTCGTTCTGGtaaactggaaaacaagaaagtgaTAGATTGCCTATATACTTGCAAAGAGGGACTGGATTTGCAAATGGCTGATGGTGTTGGCAAAGGCGTGAAG atcCACATGAACCCAAGTCAGTCAACACTGACCCTAGAAGGGGATGATATTGACAGATTTGATAAGGCCATGCAACACATTTCCTATCTGAATTCCCGCCAGTTCCCAACACCTGGGATTCGGAGGCTTAAAATCACCAGTGTTGTCAA ATGTTTCAATGAAGAGGCCTGTGTCTCCATTCCTTCTGTGGAGGGATATGTAATGGTCTTGCAACCAGAGGAACCGAAAATCAGCCTTAGTGGCATCAACCATTTTGCCCGCTCTGCTTCAGAGTTTGAGAGTTCTGAGGGTGTGTCCCTCTTTCCTGAGCTTCGCATAATAAGCACCATTACACGGGAGGTGGAGCCCGAGGGAGATGGAGATGAAGATCCTACAG tACAAGAGTCTTTGGTATCTGAAGAGATCATGCATAACCTGGATACGTGTGAGGTGACAGTGCTAGGAGAGGAACTAAATCAGGAACAAGAAAGCCTGGAGATTGACATGACACGATTACAGCAGAAAGGCATTGAGATGAGTAGTTCCAACCTGGGCATGATAATCACAG GGGTTGATACTATGGCTAGTTATGAAGAAGTTTTGCATTTGATACGCTACAGAAACTGGCACACTGTTTCTCTCTTTGACAGAAAGTTCAAATTAGTCTGTTCTGAGCTTAATGGACGCTATGTCAGCAATGAGTTTAAAGTGGAG GTGAATGTTATCCACACAGCTAACCCAGTTGAACATGCTAATCACATAGCTGCACAACCACAGTTTGTTCATCCAGTGCATCATACATTTGTTGATCTCTCTGGTCACAACTTAGCTAACCCTCATCCATTTTCAG TTGTTCCGAGTACAGCCACTGTTGTGATTGTGGTTTGTGTCAGTTTCCTGGTTTTCATGATTATTCTGGGAGTGTTCCGAATCAGAGCTGCACATCAGAGAACAATGCGTGACCAGGACacgggaaaagaaaatgagatggaCTGGGATGACTCTGCTTTGACCATCACTGTGAACCCCATGGAG ACTTATGAGGATCAACACAGcagtgaagaggaagaggaggaagaggaagaagaaagtgaagatgGAGAAGAAGATGACATCACTAGTGCAGAGTCTGAAAGcagtgaggaggaagagggagagcaggaggaggaccAACAGAATGTGAATAGACAGCAACAGCTGGAATGGGATGACTCTACCCTCAGTTATTGA
- the CLSTN1 gene encoding calsyntenin-1 isoform X2, translating to MPPPRRPGMPRSLPAPVSWLLLAALLCGGAGAARVNKHKPWIETTYHGIVTENDNMVLLDPPLIALDKDAPLRFAESFEVTVTKEGEICGFKIHGQNVPFEAMVVDKSTGEGIIRSKEKLDCELQKDYTFTIQAYDCGKGPDGANAKKSHKATVHIQVNDVNEYAPVFKEKSYKATVIEGKRYDNILKVEAVDADCSPQFSQICNYEIVTPDVPFAVDKDGYIKNTEKLNYGKEHQYKLTVTAYDCGKKRAAEDVLVKISIKPTCKPGWQGWSKRIEYEPGTGSLALFPGMRLETCDEPITSIQATVELETNHIGKGCDRDTYSEKSIHRLCGASSGTAELLPPPSSAANWTIGLPTDNGHDSDQVFEFNGTQAVKIPDGVVTVNLKEPFMISVWMRHGPGTKEKETILCNSDKTDMNRHHYTLYVHNCRLVFLFRQDPSEGKTYKPAEFHWKLNQVCDKEWHHYVLSVEFPAVTLYVDGVSYDPFPVTEDYPLHPSKIETQLVVGACWQGGELHMAQFFRGNLAGLMIRSGKLENKKVIDCLYTCKEGLDLQMADGVGKGVKIHMNPSQSTLTLEGDDIDRFDKAMQHISYLNSRQFPTPGIRRLKITSVVKCFNEEACVSIPSVEGYVMVLQPEEPKISLSGINHFARSASEFESSEGVSLFPELRIISTITREVEPEGDGDEDPTVQESLVSEEIMHNLDTCEVTVLGEELNQEQESLEIDMTRLQQKGIEMSSSNLGMIITGVDTMASYEEVLHLIRYRNWHTVSLFDRKFKLVCSELNGRYVSNEFKVEVNVIHTANPVEHANHIAAQPQFVHPVHHTFVDLSGHNLANPHPFSVVPSTATVVIVVCVSFLVFMIILGVFRIRAAHQRTMRDQDTGKENEMDWDDSALTITVNPMETYEDQHSSEEEEEEEEEESEDGEEDDITSAESESSEEEEGEQEEDQQNVNRQQQLEWDDSTLSY from the exons ttaaCAAGCATAAGCCATGGATTGAAACAACCTATCATGGGATAGTTACAGAAAATGACAACATGGTGCTCTTGGACCCCCCTTTAATAGCCCTGGACAAAGATGCACCTCTGCGTTTTGCAG AGAGTTTTGAGGTGACAGTCACCAAAGAAG GTGAGATTTGTGGATTTAAAATTCACGGGCAAAATGTTCCCTTTGAAGCAATGGTAGTGGATAAATCCACTGGTGAGGGAATAATACGCTCTAAAGAAAAGCTTGACTGTGAACTACAGAAGGACTACACATTCACCATACAGGCCTATGACTGTGGAAAGGGACCAGATGGAGCGAatgcaaaaaaatctcacaA agcAACAGTACATATTCAGGTGAACGATGTTAATGAGTATGCGCCTGTGTTCAAAGAGAAGTCATACAAGGCAACAGTTATTGAAGGGAAGCGGTACGACAACATCCTGAAGGTGGAAGCAGTGGATGCAGATTGTTCACCTCAGTTCAGCCAGATTTGCAATTATGAAATTGTAACTCCGGATGTACCTTTTGCTGTTGACAAAGATG gttatataaaaaacacagaaaagttaaaCTATGGTAAAGAACATCAGTATAAACTGACAGTAACAGCGTATGACTGTGGGAAGAAGAGAGCTGCTGAGGATGTGTTGGTTAAAATTAGCATTAAGCCTACATGCAAGCCTGGCTGGCAAG GTTGGAGCAAAAGAATAGAATATGAGCCTGGTACTGGTTCATTAGCTCTCTTCCCCGGTATGCGTTTGGAGACATGTGATGAGCCAATAACCTCAATTCAAGCAACGGTTGAACTAGAAACCAACCATATTGGTAAAGGCTGTGATAGAGACACCTACTCTGAGAAATCCATTCACAGACTCTGTG GTGCTTCTTCTGGCACAGCTGAGCTACTTCCTCCTCCAAGTAGTGCTGCTAACTGGACAATAGGACTTCCTACTGACAATGGTCATGACAGTGACCAAGTCTTTGAATTTAATGGCACGCAAGCTGTGAAGATTCCAGATGGCGTTGTCACAGTCAATCTAAAAGAGCCCTTCATGATTTCAGTGTGGATGAGGCATGGGCCTGGaaccaaagagaaagagacaatTCTGTGCAATTCAGACAAGACAG ATATGAACCGGCACCACTACACACTCTATGTACACAACTGCCgacttgttttcctcttccGCCAAGATccttcagagggaaaaacatACAAACCTGCTGAATTTCACTGGAAACTAAATCAA GTGTGTGACAAAGAGTGGCATCATTATGTCCTCAGTGTTGAATTTCCTGCGGTAACTCTTTATGTAGACGGTGTTTCATATGATCCTTTCCCAGTGACTGAAGATTACCCACTTCATCCTTCAAAGATAGAAACGCAGCTAGTAGTTGGAGCATGTTGGCAAG GTGGTGAACTCCACATGGCTCAGTTTTTCCGAGGCAATCTGGCAGGTTTGATGATTCGTTCTGGtaaactggaaaacaagaaagtgaTAGATTGCCTATATACTTGCAAAGAGGGACTGGATTTGCAAATGGCTGATGGTGTTGGCAAAGGCGTGAAG atcCACATGAACCCAAGTCAGTCAACACTGACCCTAGAAGGGGATGATATTGACAGATTTGATAAGGCCATGCAACACATTTCCTATCTGAATTCCCGCCAGTTCCCAACACCTGGGATTCGGAGGCTTAAAATCACCAGTGTTGTCAA ATGTTTCAATGAAGAGGCCTGTGTCTCCATTCCTTCTGTGGAGGGATATGTAATGGTCTTGCAACCAGAGGAACCGAAAATCAGCCTTAGTGGCATCAACCATTTTGCCCGCTCTGCTTCAGAGTTTGAGAGTTCTGAGGGTGTGTCCCTCTTTCCTGAGCTTCGCATAATAAGCACCATTACACGGGAGGTGGAGCCCGAGGGAGATGGAGATGAAGATCCTACAG tACAAGAGTCTTTGGTATCTGAAGAGATCATGCATAACCTGGATACGTGTGAGGTGACAGTGCTAGGAGAGGAACTAAATCAGGAACAAGAAAGCCTGGAGATTGACATGACACGATTACAGCAGAAAGGCATTGAGATGAGTAGTTCCAACCTGGGCATGATAATCACAG GGGTTGATACTATGGCTAGTTATGAAGAAGTTTTGCATTTGATACGCTACAGAAACTGGCACACTGTTTCTCTCTTTGACAGAAAGTTCAAATTAGTCTGTTCTGAGCTTAATGGACGCTATGTCAGCAATGAGTTTAAAGTGGAG GTGAATGTTATCCACACAGCTAACCCAGTTGAACATGCTAATCACATAGCTGCACAACCACAGTTTGTTCATCCAGTGCATCATACATTTGTTGATCTCTCTGGTCACAACTTAGCTAACCCTCATCCATTTTCAG TTGTTCCGAGTACAGCCACTGTTGTGATTGTGGTTTGTGTCAGTTTCCTGGTTTTCATGATTATTCTGGGAGTGTTCCGAATCAGAGCTGCACATCAGAGAACAATGCGTGACCAGGACacgggaaaagaaaatgagatggaCTGGGATGACTCTGCTTTGACCATCACTGTGAACCCCATGGAG ACTTATGAGGATCAACACAGcagtgaagaggaagaggaggaagaggaagaagaaagtgaagatgGAGAAGAAGATGACATCACTAGTGCAGAGTCTGAAAGcagtgaggaggaagagggagagcaggaggaggaccAACAGAATGTGAATAGACAGCAACAGCTGGAATGGGATGACTCTACCCTCAGTTATTGA
- the CLSTN1 gene encoding calsyntenin-1 isoform X1 — MPPPRRPGMPRSLPAPVSWLLLAALLCGGAGAARVNKHKPWIETTYHGIVTENDNMVLLDPPLIALDKDAPLRFAESFEVTVTKEGEICGFKIHGQNVPFEAMVVDKSTGEGIIRSKEKLDCELQKDYTFTIQAYDCGKGPDGANAKKSHKATVHIQVNDVNEYAPVFKEKSYKATVIEGKRYDNILKVEAVDADCSPQFSQICNYEIVTPDVPFAVDKDGYIKNTEKLNYGKEHQYKLTVTAYDCGKKRAAEDVLVKISIKPTCKPGWQGWSKRIEYEPGTGSLALFPGMRLETCDEPITSIQATVELETNHIGKGCDRDTYSEKSIHRLCGASSGTAELLPPPSSAANWTIGLPTDNGHDSDQVFEFNGTQAVKIPDGVVTVNLKEPFMISVWMRHGPGTKEKETILCNSDKTDMNRHHYTLYVHNCRLVFLFRQDPSEGKTYKPAEFHWKLNQVCDKEWHHYVLSVEFPAVTLYVDGVSYDPFPVTEDYPLHPSKIETQLVVGACWQEYTGNENDNETVPETSAGGELHMAQFFRGNLAGLMIRSGKLENKKVIDCLYTCKEGLDLQMADGVGKGVKIHMNPSQSTLTLEGDDIDRFDKAMQHISYLNSRQFPTPGIRRLKITSVVKCFNEEACVSIPSVEGYVMVLQPEEPKISLSGINHFARSASEFESSEGVSLFPELRIISTITREVEPEGDGDEDPTVQESLVSEEIMHNLDTCEVTVLGEELNQEQESLEIDMTRLQQKGIEMSSSNLGMIITGVDTMASYEEVLHLIRYRNWHTVSLFDRKFKLVCSELNGRYVSNEFKVEVNVIHTANPVEHANHIAAQPQFVHPVHHTFVDLSGHNLANPHPFSVVPSTATVVIVVCVSFLVFMIILGVFRIRAAHQRTMRDQDTGKENEMDWDDSALTITVNPMETYEDQHSSEEEEEEEEEESEDGEEDDITSAESESSEEEEGEQEEDQQNVNRQQQLEWDDSTLSY; from the exons ttaaCAAGCATAAGCCATGGATTGAAACAACCTATCATGGGATAGTTACAGAAAATGACAACATGGTGCTCTTGGACCCCCCTTTAATAGCCCTGGACAAAGATGCACCTCTGCGTTTTGCAG AGAGTTTTGAGGTGACAGTCACCAAAGAAG GTGAGATTTGTGGATTTAAAATTCACGGGCAAAATGTTCCCTTTGAAGCAATGGTAGTGGATAAATCCACTGGTGAGGGAATAATACGCTCTAAAGAAAAGCTTGACTGTGAACTACAGAAGGACTACACATTCACCATACAGGCCTATGACTGTGGAAAGGGACCAGATGGAGCGAatgcaaaaaaatctcacaA agcAACAGTACATATTCAGGTGAACGATGTTAATGAGTATGCGCCTGTGTTCAAAGAGAAGTCATACAAGGCAACAGTTATTGAAGGGAAGCGGTACGACAACATCCTGAAGGTGGAAGCAGTGGATGCAGATTGTTCACCTCAGTTCAGCCAGATTTGCAATTATGAAATTGTAACTCCGGATGTACCTTTTGCTGTTGACAAAGATG gttatataaaaaacacagaaaagttaaaCTATGGTAAAGAACATCAGTATAAACTGACAGTAACAGCGTATGACTGTGGGAAGAAGAGAGCTGCTGAGGATGTGTTGGTTAAAATTAGCATTAAGCCTACATGCAAGCCTGGCTGGCAAG GTTGGAGCAAAAGAATAGAATATGAGCCTGGTACTGGTTCATTAGCTCTCTTCCCCGGTATGCGTTTGGAGACATGTGATGAGCCAATAACCTCAATTCAAGCAACGGTTGAACTAGAAACCAACCATATTGGTAAAGGCTGTGATAGAGACACCTACTCTGAGAAATCCATTCACAGACTCTGTG GTGCTTCTTCTGGCACAGCTGAGCTACTTCCTCCTCCAAGTAGTGCTGCTAACTGGACAATAGGACTTCCTACTGACAATGGTCATGACAGTGACCAAGTCTTTGAATTTAATGGCACGCAAGCTGTGAAGATTCCAGATGGCGTTGTCACAGTCAATCTAAAAGAGCCCTTCATGATTTCAGTGTGGATGAGGCATGGGCCTGGaaccaaagagaaagagacaatTCTGTGCAATTCAGACAAGACAG ATATGAACCGGCACCACTACACACTCTATGTACACAACTGCCgacttgttttcctcttccGCCAAGATccttcagagggaaaaacatACAAACCTGCTGAATTTCACTGGAAACTAAATCAA GTGTGTGACAAAGAGTGGCATCATTATGTCCTCAGTGTTGAATTTCCTGCGGTAACTCTTTATGTAGACGGTGTTTCATATGATCCTTTCCCAGTGACTGAAGATTACCCACTTCATCCTTCAAAGATAGAAACGCAGCTAGTAGTTGGAGCATGTTGGCAAG AATatacaggaaatgaaaatgacaatGAAACTGTGCCTGAGACCTCTGCAG GTGGTGAACTCCACATGGCTCAGTTTTTCCGAGGCAATCTGGCAGGTTTGATGATTCGTTCTGGtaaactggaaaacaagaaagtgaTAGATTGCCTATATACTTGCAAAGAGGGACTGGATTTGCAAATGGCTGATGGTGTTGGCAAAGGCGTGAAG atcCACATGAACCCAAGTCAGTCAACACTGACCCTAGAAGGGGATGATATTGACAGATTTGATAAGGCCATGCAACACATTTCCTATCTGAATTCCCGCCAGTTCCCAACACCTGGGATTCGGAGGCTTAAAATCACCAGTGTTGTCAA ATGTTTCAATGAAGAGGCCTGTGTCTCCATTCCTTCTGTGGAGGGATATGTAATGGTCTTGCAACCAGAGGAACCGAAAATCAGCCTTAGTGGCATCAACCATTTTGCCCGCTCTGCTTCAGAGTTTGAGAGTTCTGAGGGTGTGTCCCTCTTTCCTGAGCTTCGCATAATAAGCACCATTACACGGGAGGTGGAGCCCGAGGGAGATGGAGATGAAGATCCTACAG tACAAGAGTCTTTGGTATCTGAAGAGATCATGCATAACCTGGATACGTGTGAGGTGACAGTGCTAGGAGAGGAACTAAATCAGGAACAAGAAAGCCTGGAGATTGACATGACACGATTACAGCAGAAAGGCATTGAGATGAGTAGTTCCAACCTGGGCATGATAATCACAG GGGTTGATACTATGGCTAGTTATGAAGAAGTTTTGCATTTGATACGCTACAGAAACTGGCACACTGTTTCTCTCTTTGACAGAAAGTTCAAATTAGTCTGTTCTGAGCTTAATGGACGCTATGTCAGCAATGAGTTTAAAGTGGAG GTGAATGTTATCCACACAGCTAACCCAGTTGAACATGCTAATCACATAGCTGCACAACCACAGTTTGTTCATCCAGTGCATCATACATTTGTTGATCTCTCTGGTCACAACTTAGCTAACCCTCATCCATTTTCAG TTGTTCCGAGTACAGCCACTGTTGTGATTGTGGTTTGTGTCAGTTTCCTGGTTTTCATGATTATTCTGGGAGTGTTCCGAATCAGAGCTGCACATCAGAGAACAATGCGTGACCAGGACacgggaaaagaaaatgagatggaCTGGGATGACTCTGCTTTGACCATCACTGTGAACCCCATGGAG ACTTATGAGGATCAACACAGcagtgaagaggaagaggaggaagaggaagaagaaagtgaagatgGAGAAGAAGATGACATCACTAGTGCAGAGTCTGAAAGcagtgaggaggaagagggagagcaggaggaggaccAACAGAATGTGAATAGACAGCAACAGCTGGAATGGGATGACTCTACCCTCAGTTATTGA